One genomic region from Halomonas sp. HAL1 encodes:
- a CDS encoding single-stranded DNA-binding protein: MWGQTLQIGHIGEPEARTNGSGKTYVRFGINMAKKSGDEPMWLNCILGGRFAEVMKDRLKRGQLVFVEGELSFRKADNGTVYTNLMVDTCRILRDPRSAGAADDGDDKVEFPF, from the coding sequence ATGTGGGGACAGACTCTACAGATTGGCCACATTGGCGAACCTGAAGCACGGACCAACGGCAGTGGCAAAACTTACGTTCGGTTCGGTATTAACATGGCCAAGAAATCGGGCGATGAACCGATGTGGCTTAACTGCATCCTTGGTGGCCGCTTTGCCGAGGTTATGAAAGATCGCCTGAAGCGCGGTCAATTGGTCTTTGTTGAGGGCGAGTTGTCCTTTCGCAAGGCTGACAACGGCACTGTGTACACAAACCTCATGGTGGACACTTGCCGAATCCTCCGTGATCCGCGTAGCGCTGGTGCTGCCGATGATGGAGACGATAAAGTGGAATTTCCATTTTGA
- a CDS encoding DsbC family protein, translating into MKHLTLIASAVAVASALIAGTAIANDDDTGASIELPKAVADLGIPGSKVDKTFDTGLDGINGWVISVENDTNVIYTTEDGKHAFIGMILGEGGENLTQAHMEQHMENSPLASMPNRAGAQDNGFEKEEEAAALAQIEESAAYVEEGTGDKVLYVVFDTQCGYCQQMYQTSRALLDEVTFRWIPVGFMGEGSLHQAAQIIDAENPAEVLATIERGGSVSESPSTEAMNIVSENSNLIQQLGIRSTPNTIYKDENGEARIVRGALRAAEIRNL; encoded by the coding sequence ATGAAACACCTTACTTTGATCGCCTCCGCTGTTGCAGTCGCCTCCGCTCTTATCGCTGGGACAGCCATTGCCAATGACGACGATACCGGCGCTAGCATAGAGCTTCCGAAGGCCGTGGCTGACCTGGGCATTCCAGGCTCCAAAGTCGACAAGACGTTCGATACCGGGCTGGACGGTATCAATGGTTGGGTCATTAGTGTCGAGAACGACACTAATGTGATCTATACCACTGAGGACGGTAAGCATGCGTTTATCGGTATGATCCTAGGTGAGGGTGGTGAAAACCTGACGCAGGCTCACATGGAGCAGCACATGGAGAATAGCCCGCTGGCCAGCATGCCGAATCGAGCAGGTGCTCAGGACAACGGGTTTGAGAAAGAGGAAGAGGCCGCAGCACTCGCTCAAATTGAGGAAAGTGCCGCCTACGTTGAAGAAGGAACAGGCGACAAGGTTCTCTATGTTGTCTTCGATACGCAATGCGGTTACTGCCAGCAGATGTATCAAACGTCCAGAGCACTCTTGGATGAAGTGACATTCCGCTGGATTCCAGTGGGCTTCATGGGAGAGGGCTCACTCCACCAGGCCGCACAAATTATTGACGCGGAGAACCCCGCTGAAGTGCTGGCCACTATAGAAAGAGGCGGCAGTGTTTCCGAATCCCCCAGTACCGAAGCTATGAACATCGTGAGCGAGAACAGCAACCTGATCCAGCAGTTGGGAATCCGCTCCACACCGAATACGATCTACAAGGATGAAAACGGTGAAGCCCGCATCGTCCGCGGCGCCCTTCGTGCAGCTGAAATCCGCAACCTGTAA
- a CDS encoding recombination-associated protein RdgC codes for MFDNALLYRAHSSFPESEEMTNLIQKHLFRGCAPTEARRVGWAAVCGEVLTYSLQSQYLILRFRRQERLLPAAAVKELVEERAAEMEKASGSPLRQAEKKLLKEQVYEELLPTALKRTGHFLVAIDIKRNWILVDAASRKKAEEALDLLRLTLGSLKVTPLATRDRPTALMTRWLATPSERAQGWMLGESCQLESPSGDDGVIKVSAVDLDSDEIQQHLDGGRICSALSIARKGQLAMQLLDDLALKKIKFDDALLEQADSGDDEASKFDTDAHIHIPALAAVAEELITLLGGEVVPTLEDATEKAVQASKAA; via the coding sequence ATGTTCGACAATGCATTGTTATACCGCGCTCATAGCTCATTTCCTGAGTCAGAAGAAATGACCAACCTCATTCAAAAGCACCTTTTCCGAGGTTGTGCTCCCACTGAGGCCAGAAGGGTAGGGTGGGCGGCGGTTTGTGGTGAAGTATTAACATACTCCCTCCAGTCTCAATATCTCATTCTTCGCTTTCGCCGGCAGGAGCGTTTGCTCCCGGCTGCTGCGGTAAAAGAACTGGTGGAGGAGAGGGCGGCTGAAATGGAGAAGGCCTCAGGTAGCCCACTGCGTCAAGCGGAGAAAAAGCTACTCAAAGAGCAAGTCTACGAAGAGCTACTACCCACCGCACTGAAGCGCACCGGGCATTTCCTTGTGGCTATCGACATCAAGCGGAACTGGATTCTCGTTGACGCAGCAAGCCGAAAGAAAGCCGAAGAGGCTCTTGACCTGCTGCGTCTCACGCTGGGGTCGCTCAAGGTCACGCCACTAGCTACTCGCGATCGGCCCACAGCTTTGATGACCCGCTGGCTGGCTACCCCATCTGAGCGTGCTCAAGGCTGGATGCTTGGCGAGTCTTGCCAGCTCGAATCCCCTTCTGGTGACGATGGTGTAATTAAGGTTTCAGCGGTCGATCTCGATAGCGACGAGATACAGCAGCACCTTGATGGTGGCCGCATCTGTTCAGCGCTCTCGATTGCTCGGAAAGGCCAGCTGGCGATGCAGCTTCTGGATGATCTAGCCCTAAAGAAGATCAAATTCGATGACGCACTGCTTGAGCAGGCTGACTCGGGTGATGATGAAGCATCAAAGTTTGATACGGATGCTCATATTCACATCCCAGCTCTTGCGGCCGTTGCTGAGGAGCTGATAACCCTTCTGGGGGGTGAAGTTGTCCCTACGCTAGAGGATGCCACTGAAAAAGCTGTTCAGGCATCTAAAGCAGCCTGA
- a CDS encoding ParA family protein, producing the protein MTKIISFSNQKGGVGKSTICLQTVFYLVEAGYRVLAVDFDPQGNTSSRLSQSDEATYTGTPSVRLFDENMHEIKPMKCVRGMDLIWTTKNDPELSEIESLPLNCVVNPITNLKASGILDNYDYVLVDCPPSLGRKLVAALTMSTHVICPVQVSGFALDGVEGLLNTIISVQEELNPELENTGMVINNLKRGFEEDMITRDELRKAVPDLVYKSEIGVRGQLDVANLNGVPVWSIKKTSAREAGKEIRAVIEELMEKVG; encoded by the coding sequence ATGACCAAAATAATCAGTTTCTCCAATCAGAAAGGCGGGGTCGGAAAATCGACCATTTGCCTTCAAACAGTCTTCTACCTCGTGGAGGCGGGCTATCGCGTACTAGCAGTTGATTTCGACCCGCAAGGCAACACCTCTAGCCGGTTGAGTCAGAGCGATGAGGCAACCTATACAGGCACTCCATCAGTCAGGCTGTTCGATGAGAACATGCATGAAATCAAACCGATGAAGTGCGTGCGGGGAATGGATCTAATTTGGACCACCAAGAACGATCCAGAGCTATCCGAGATTGAGTCCCTACCGCTGAACTGTGTGGTCAACCCGATCACAAACCTGAAGGCCAGCGGCATATTGGACAATTACGATTATGTGCTGGTCGACTGCCCCCCTAGTCTGGGCCGTAAGCTGGTAGCTGCACTCACGATGTCCACCCATGTCATTTGTCCTGTGCAAGTGAGTGGTTTCGCACTGGATGGCGTAGAGGGTCTGCTGAACACGATCATAAGCGTTCAGGAGGAACTGAATCCCGAGTTGGAAAATACCGGCATGGTGATCAATAACCTCAAGCGCGGCTTCGAGGAGGACATGATCACACGAGATGAGCTTCGCAAGGCAGTGCCGGATCTGGTCTACAAATCTGAGATTGGCGTTCGCGGCCAACTCGACGTGGCCAATCTCAACGGCGTACCCGTTTGGAGCATTAAAAAGACATCGGCACGAGAGGCTGGTAAAGAGATCCGTGCAGTTATCGAAGAACTCATGGAAAAGGTGGGCTGA
- a CDS encoding ParB/RepB/Spo0J family partition protein, protein MALGQLDNLQSLSRRSKGAKEVLVLDTADVVPKNGQVREKFGGIDELADSIKSHGQEQPIIVSPKDASGKYRIQKGERRWRACKQAGVPVEAIVNKKDQGELDETAGELIENIQRENLTPMEIAKGIQKFIDAKWKAVDVAKRLGKSRGYISQHLSLLKLPECVQKLYEEDVTADPESLNSLRQIYQIAPEKAERICEKALVDGISRKACRELLKQAKDGTLAEDPETAPMEPQVPAPALGTHDDQPPLSRFDSTPSAGNSGMGDTADDGQPAMPPQISEKEDSSLGKGDVAQEESPTPKPATNTEQPQPKKVAGAELDTPAPVMAKEPTRARIVVGVTVKGTLRSGLLQTDRIDREPGYCWVRLDNDEKDTLRVRVSDVQLLGVEGED, encoded by the coding sequence ATGGCATTAGGACAACTAGACAACCTACAGAGCCTTTCACGCCGCTCTAAAGGCGCCAAGGAAGTATTGGTGCTGGATACAGCTGATGTGGTGCCGAAAAATGGCCAAGTTCGAGAGAAATTCGGCGGTATTGATGAGTTAGCCGACTCAATTAAGTCGCATGGCCAGGAACAGCCGATTATCGTATCTCCTAAGGATGCCAGCGGTAAGTATCGGATTCAGAAAGGTGAGCGTCGTTGGCGTGCATGTAAACAGGCTGGTGTGCCGGTTGAGGCGATCGTCAATAAAAAGGACCAGGGCGAGCTGGACGAGACAGCTGGCGAGCTGATTGAAAACATTCAGCGGGAAAACCTGACTCCGATGGAAATCGCCAAGGGGATTCAGAAATTCATTGACGCTAAGTGGAAGGCCGTCGATGTGGCTAAGCGCCTGGGCAAGTCGCGTGGTTATATCTCACAGCACCTATCGCTACTCAAGCTCCCCGAATGCGTACAGAAGCTCTACGAAGAAGATGTCACGGCTGACCCCGAATCGTTGAATTCGCTAAGGCAGATTTATCAAATTGCGCCAGAGAAGGCTGAACGCATTTGCGAAAAGGCCTTGGTAGACGGAATCAGCCGGAAAGCCTGCCGTGAGCTGCTGAAACAGGCGAAGGATGGCACTCTGGCTGAAGACCCTGAAACAGCTCCCATGGAGCCTCAGGTGCCAGCGCCAGCTCTAGGGACGCATGATGACCAACCACCACTGAGCAGATTCGACTCAACCCCCTCTGCTGGAAACTCTGGCATGGGAGACACTGCTGATGATGGCCAACCCGCAATGCCGCCTCAGATTTCCGAGAAAGAGGACTCCTCTCTTGGTAAGGGGGATGTTGCACAGGAAGAGTCACCGACACCTAAACCGGCCACTAATACTGAGCAACCCCAGCCCAAGAAGGTGGCTGGCGCCGAACTTGATACACCAGCGCCAGTAATGGCAAAGGAGCCCACCCGGGCTCGTATCGTGGTAGGCGTCACCGTGAAGGGCACACTACGTAGCGGCTTGCTACAGACTGATCGTATCGATCGCGAGCCTGGTTATTGCTGGGTTCGGCTAGATAATGATGAAAAAGACACACTGAGGGTAAGAGTCTCTGACGTTCAGCTACTTGGTGTCGAGGGTGAGGACTGA
- a CDS encoding helix-turn-helix domain-containing protein, translating into MPSLSRDTQRKYDIIRAIDHMDRPSLQDISEATGIPAGTVKRQLTSIREEFKVKILFIRDPSSPEGAMGYYALEGWGILDPNSFRVHFGDSTS; encoded by the coding sequence ATGCCGAGCCTATCGCGTGACACACAGCGAAAATACGACATCATCCGTGCTATTGACCACATGGATCGCCCAAGCCTTCAGGACATCTCTGAAGCTACGGGCATCCCGGCTGGCACGGTTAAACGGCAGCTGACTTCGATCCGAGAGGAGTTTAAGGTAAAAATCCTCTTTATTCGTGACCCTAGCTCACCTGAAGGTGCAATGGGCTATTACGCACTCGAAGGCTGGGGAATCTTGGACCCAAACTCCTTTCGAGTGCATTTTGGAGACAGCACTTCCTAG